TCGAGTGGGCGTCCCCCCTGGAGGTCGTGGAGGAAGTCTTTCGCCACGAGAAGAAGGTGACGGGGCTGATCCACGCCCTCGCCGACGTTGCGGCCGGCGAGAAGGATCAAGCCACCTCCAATATGCTCCAGTGGTTCGTCGAGGAGCAGGTGGAGGAGGAGGCGAACGCTAGGGAGATCGTCGAGAAGGTGAGGTTGGCGATCGGCGAAGGGGGGAGCGGGTTCCTGTATATCCTCGACCGGGACCTGGGGATGAGGCCTGCCAAGCTCGGGCCGGTCGCCTCCGCGGACTGATCTGCAGTTTAAGGGCCGGGGCTGCGGCGGGTCGGCGGCTCGACGCCACTTTCCCTCCCCAGATCCGCGCTGGCGGGATGGATACAATTGATGGATCCGGTCGGATGACGCCGATCGGAGAAGAGATGAGGCAAATTGCTCTGATTACCGCTCCTCGACGGAGCGGTTGAACAGCCTGATAGAACGCCTGGAGTCTTCGCGCTAGGGTCGTAGAGAATCTGATATTTGGTGGTGATTCAGTTGAGCAAACCAAAGGATATGAAGCTGGGCATCCTCGGACTGGGAAAGATGGGCGGAAACCTCGCACTGCTGGCGAAGGAGAAGGGAATCGCCGTGGTGGGGAAGTCGAGGTCCGCAAAGCCTCATCTTGAGAGAAAGGGCGTCAAGGTGGTGGGCGCGTACGATCCCATCGTCGACTTCCTCGATCAGCCCCGGGTGATATACATATCCATCCCCGCGGGGCCGACGGTGGACAAGGTCATTGAAGAGCTAGTCCCCCTCCTGGACTCCGGGGACGTGGTGATCGACGGCGGAAACTCCTTCTACCTCGACTCCGTCCGGAGGGAGGAGGACCTCGCCGACAACGGCATATTCTTCCTCGACTGCGGGACGAGCGGCGGGGTGGACGGAGCCCGGAAGGGCCCCTGCTTCATGGTCGGCGGAAATAAGGACGGCTTCAAGGTCGCAGAGCCGATCCTGACGAGCCTGGCAGCCGAGGGAGCCTGCATCTACACCGGCGATCCCGGCTCCGGCCACTTCACCAAGCTCGTCCAGGACGGCGTGGAGGCGGCGATGCTCCAGGCGATCGGCGAGGGGGTCTCTCTCCTCCGGGAAAGCGACTTCCACCTCGACATGGAGAAGATCTTCAAGGGCTGGGCGAGGGGGGCGACCGTCCGGGGCTGGCTCGTGGAGCTGATGGCCAAGAGCCTCGCCGAGCAGAGGTTCAGCGACGTCCCGACCCACGTCGAGGATACCGGCGAGGTTAACTGGCTCGTCCACGACGCCCTAGAGAAGGAGGTCCCGATCCCCGTCATCGCACAGGCGGCGATGGAGCTCTTCCGCTCCCGGGACAAGAACTGCGACGCCTGCAGGTCGGTGGCGTTGATGAGAAACAGCCGCGGCGGCTACCCCCTCGGCAAAGACGATCAGCTCGCCCGGGAGAGGAGGGCGAGCAGGACGGAGAAGATCTGAAGGAATGAACTATCTCTAAGGGGCGGGTGAAATTCGAACTCGCCTCAATTTAATTAAAACTTATATAATTTTAATAATACTGTCCCTATATTTATTAATACAGCTAGTATGATTTTAATAGTATTATTCCTACCAAATGAGTAAGAATTAATATTTTCGATCTCGTTAAGATAAAGAAGAATTTGAATGGAATAGAAAGAATGCATAAGGTGATCTTTATTTTTCATTTTGTTAGATTTTTTATTTATAATTTTGCGGAATTTTTTCCTATATCCCTGAATTATCAGCTTATTGATCGATCTTTGAGGGAAGATGAATAAAAAGAGGCCAAATAACGATATAATTGTTATTAAAATTAAATATTGGACCAGCTCTAATTCTGGCATCGGATCAATCAAATTCTCATCGAGGAAAGTTACATAACAAACATAAAAAAGCAACAGCGCACCTATAAGATACGTTAAAGATATTTTATAATATATATCTCCCAAGAATCCCAGACCACCTCGCCTATCGATATTCCTAAGATCTATAACAGCTATTTTATACAACTCCTTTCCTAATAAAACAAAGCTAATAATAATTGCGAAAAGATCTGCCAATATTATCAATTGTATCATTACTCCTGGGAACCAATGCAGAAGATTAATGATCAAAGCCAGATCAGAAGATGCGATTTCAGGACCAAATATTGGATTAAGTGAAGTATTATTTAATCCAATTTCATTTAATGGCAGATAGCCGAATAGAATTGTCGGAGTTAATTTTTGGCAAATATATGAATA
The sequence above is drawn from the Methanothrix harundinacea 6Ac genome and encodes:
- a CDS encoding ferritin, whose protein sequence is MAAIGEKMTRALNEQVRAELYSSYLYLAMSAHFSAANLPGFANWMRVQAQEELMHGMKIYDFVIARGGRAELLAIEKPSFEWASPLEVVEEVFRHEKKVTGLIHALADVAAGEKDQATSNMLQWFVEEQVEEEANAREIVEKVRLAIGEGGSGFLYILDRDLGMRPAKLGPVASAD
- a CDS encoding NADP(+)-dependent, decarboxylating phosphogluconate dehydrogenase, whose translation is MIQLSKPKDMKLGILGLGKMGGNLALLAKEKGIAVVGKSRSAKPHLERKGVKVVGAYDPIVDFLDQPRVIYISIPAGPTVDKVIEELVPLLDSGDVVIDGGNSFYLDSVRREEDLADNGIFFLDCGTSGGVDGARKGPCFMVGGNKDGFKVAEPILTSLAAEGACIYTGDPGSGHFTKLVQDGVEAAMLQAIGEGVSLLRESDFHLDMEKIFKGWARGATVRGWLVELMAKSLAEQRFSDVPTHVEDTGEVNWLVHDALEKEVPIPVIAQAAMELFRSRDKNCDACRSVALMRNSRGGYPLGKDDQLARERRASRTEKI